Proteins co-encoded in one Meiothermus sp. genomic window:
- a CDS encoding glycosyltransferase, translated as MNEKVLALVVTHNRKHLLAECLDLLAAQDRPPDHVLVVDNASTDGTPALLAEREVEHLRLERNTGAAGGFHFGLAEARRRDFDWVWLLDDDAHPRPDSLQKLLEGLERARGIGPEPNLVLSRLLWVDGRVHPMGIPWPDLRRPALMLKAHSQGLMPVRFGTYASMLVNLRAAQTHPLPTAAYFLYNDDLEYSGRLLRRGVGYLVRDSLVVHKTRNPYSSAINASDEVFYLEARNRAWLVRSDAFGPLGKTYWLLNSLGVFAVRLLKKGPQGIKPIWKGWLEGFRTSPESNNQL; from the coding sequence ATGAACGAAAAAGTACTGGCCCTGGTCGTCACCCACAACCGCAAGCACCTGCTGGCCGAGTGCCTGGACTTACTGGCCGCGCAGGATCGCCCCCCCGATCATGTTTTGGTGGTTGATAACGCCTCTACCGACGGCACCCCGGCCCTGCTGGCTGAGCGTGAGGTTGAACACCTGCGCCTCGAGCGCAATACCGGGGCTGCCGGGGGTTTCCACTTTGGGCTGGCCGAGGCCCGCCGAAGGGATTTCGACTGGGTCTGGCTCCTCGACGACGACGCCCACCCAAGGCCCGACAGCCTCCAGAAGCTGTTGGAGGGCCTGGAGCGGGCTCGAGGTATCGGCCCCGAGCCCAACCTTGTGCTGAGCCGCCTGCTCTGGGTAGACGGGCGCGTTCATCCCATGGGCATACCCTGGCCCGATCTCCGCAGGCCGGCTCTTATGCTCAAAGCACATTCCCAAGGTCTGATGCCAGTTCGCTTTGGCACGTATGCCTCCATGCTGGTCAATCTGCGAGCCGCCCAAACCCATCCCCTTCCAACGGCGGCCTATTTTTTGTACAACGACGACCTCGAGTACAGCGGGCGCCTGCTGCGCCGGGGGGTGGGCTACCTCGTGCGAGACAGCCTGGTGGTGCACAAAACCCGCAACCCCTATAGCTCGGCAATCAACGCTTCGGACGAGGTGTTTTACCTCGAGGCCCGCAACCGGGCCTGGCTGGTGCGCTCCGATGCCTTTGGGCCCCTTGGCAAAACCTACTGGCTACTGAATAGCCTGGGGGTGTTCGCGGTTCGCCTCCTGAAAAAGGGGCCACAGGGTATAAAACCCATCTGGAAAGGCTGGCTCGAGGGGTTCCGTACCTCCCCGGAATCAAACAATCAGCTTTAA
- a CDS encoding lipid-A-disaccharide synthase-related protein — MTDVLIISGGNAEDLIGATLCQHLEGLRLVALPLVGPGRRYEGRVERILGPRKQMPSGGFPFNSLENLLADLQAGFLQEIVLQIRAAQLARREVRAVAVVGDAYALAVGVLASDWGRLPLFHLQPQISHHYWAGRSVWERLRQPNQFAAEDYMFYERWMHRFVRAVYVRDKLSEQRAQQLGMHKARFVGSMAMDTLGPPERDLNGLLDGRKVLVLLPGTRADVRFSLPLMLQTAALLPELQPLVAWAGDFTNVPLAEGWALAIQDEQTAIAQHNGQQVWLLRGGFSAILHVGYVAIGTAGTASEQAAGMGIPVVAFPTPGPQYIYPNALRQSRLLGKAMRLVEAKPETIAEAVRLFLLNPEAREEARREGFERNGPQGAIPKIAAEIQAIL, encoded by the coding sequence ATGACCGACGTACTTATCATCTCGGGCGGCAACGCCGAAGACCTGATTGGGGCCACCCTCTGCCAGCACCTGGAGGGCCTGCGACTGGTTGCGCTGCCCCTGGTAGGCCCGGGCCGGCGCTACGAAGGCCGCGTTGAACGCATCCTGGGGCCACGCAAACAGATGCCCTCCGGGGGCTTTCCCTTCAACAGCCTGGAAAACCTGCTGGCCGACCTGCAGGCGGGTTTTTTGCAAGAAATCGTCCTGCAAATCCGCGCAGCCCAGCTTGCCCGCCGCGAGGTGCGGGCTGTTGCGGTGGTAGGCGATGCCTACGCGCTGGCCGTGGGGGTGCTGGCCTCGGACTGGGGGCGGCTGCCCCTTTTTCACCTTCAGCCTCAAATTTCGCACCATTACTGGGCAGGACGAAGTGTGTGGGAGCGGTTGCGCCAGCCCAACCAGTTCGCCGCCGAAGACTATATGTTCTACGAGCGCTGGATGCACCGCTTTGTACGGGCCGTATATGTGCGGGACAAGCTCAGTGAGCAGCGGGCCCAGCAGCTTGGCATGCATAAGGCCCGTTTTGTGGGCAGTATGGCTATGGACACCCTGGGCCCTCCTGAGCGCGATTTGAACGGGCTGCTGGACGGGCGCAAGGTGCTGGTGCTCTTGCCCGGCACCCGGGCCGATGTGCGCTTCAGCCTGCCCCTCATGCTGCAAACTGCTGCGCTGCTACCTGAGCTGCAACCCCTGGTGGCCTGGGCCGGCGACTTTACCAACGTACCGCTGGCCGAGGGCTGGGCCCTGGCCATCCAGGATGAGCAAACCGCCATCGCCCAACACAACGGTCAGCAGGTCTGGCTCTTGCGGGGGGGCTTTTCGGCTATTCTGCACGTGGGATATGTGGCTATTGGCACCGCCGGCACTGCCAGCGAACAGGCGGCCGGAATGGGTATCCCGGTGGTGGCCTTCCCCACCCCAGGGCCGCAGTACATCTACCCCAACGCCCTGCGGCAAAGCCGGTTGCTGGGCAAGGCTATGCGCTTAGTGGAGGCTAAACCAGAAACCATAGCGGAGGCAGTTCGGCTGTTTTTGCTGAACCCTGAAGCCCGGGAGGAGGCACGGCGAGAGGGGTTTGAGCGCAATGGGCCGCAGGGAGCTATACCTAAAATTGCCGCAGAAATCCAAGCGATACTATGA
- a CDS encoding type II toxin-antitoxin system VapC family toxin, which translates to MTLVDTSALYALLDRDDQNHLEAKERWEMLLEEGEPLCTHTYVGVEITALVQRRLGIEAVRALEALMGVIALYPVSLALHQQALAALLSAGRREVSLVDWVSFLWMREQNIRQAFAFDQHFLEQGFTSPPSKTP; encoded by the coding sequence TTGACCCTCGTTGACACCTCGGCCCTGTATGCCCTTCTAGATCGGGACGACCAAAACCATCTAGAAGCCAAAGAACGCTGGGAGATGCTCCTGGAAGAAGGTGAGCCCCTTTGCACGCACACCTATGTGGGGGTAGAAATCACTGCCCTGGTACAGCGCCGGCTGGGGATAGAAGCCGTGCGCGCGCTCGAGGCGTTAATGGGCGTGATAGCCTTATACCCTGTGAGCCTGGCCCTGCATCAGCAGGCGTTGGCTGCCTTGCTTAGCGCCGGGCGTCGAGAGGTAAGCCTGGTAGACTGGGTGAGCTTTTTGTGGATGCGAGAACAAAACATCCGCCAGGCTTTCGCTTTTGATCAACACTTTCTCGAGCAGGGGTTCACCAGCCCCCCTTCCAAAACACCATGA
- a CDS encoding ribbon-helix-helix protein, CopG family, translated as MVRTQVQLGEAQWQQLREMAQREGISVAEAVRRAVDRMLEEKQQAYRWRKEQALGVVGRFASGLQDVSKNHDRYLEEAFDPR; from the coding sequence ATGGTTCGTACTCAGGTACAGCTCGGGGAAGCACAGTGGCAACAACTGCGGGAAATGGCTCAGCGCGAGGGTATCTCCGTTGCGGAGGCCGTGCGCAGGGCCGTAGATCGAATGTTGGAAGAAAAACAACAAGCCTACCGCTGGCGCAAAGAACAGGCCCTGGGCGTGGTGGGGCGCTTTGCTTCGGGCCTGCAGGATGTGAGCAAAAACCACGACCGCTACCTGGAGGAGGCCTTTGACCCTCGTTGA
- the mfd gene encoding transcription-repair coupling factor, with amino-acid sequence MNLTEPSVLNRYLPGLPQVARALIFAQHPGPRVLLCPEERLGLYSDLGALGVSAYVNPGLEAIGEAGVVVMSYRAALEGFPSQPEDWRLVLEVGRRYLRDELLERLLRMGYLREEDYRVQGDVLELGGVRLEFFGDELEVLKVDGQPRQRHVLTARAGKAEAWDSHKILHFPGPVFLDTPALAPEALWPLLAGRDRVAFGLGGPELPTLSLDYKPLPPYRARISQFVEDVHNWVGAGWSVVFFYRHAKSRNYLLSKLQARYPDLAVVSTPTLGPRPGSLNLVPASFEGAFLEPERRTVYLSEAHLYAFGGAEVLRNRKLLSGEETDPGALAVGDYLIHPEHGIGQYLGLETREVLGAQRDYLVLRYAGEARMYLPVELLPLLKRHPGTTDDPPALSSLGKGEWKRSREKAAKDAEELAQRMLVLHARREATPGRAFGPLPDWDVLIEQNFPFELTPDQQKALEEALRDLEAPRPMERLISGDVGFGKTEVALRAAFRVVGHGAQVAVLVPTTLLAEQHKETFQKRLAGLPVRVAALSRFTSEREAREVLRGLEQGTVDIVIGTHRLLSPDVRFKDLGLLVVDEEHRFGVGQKERIRELKEAVDTLYLSATPIPRSLYSALVGLRDLSSIQTPPPGRKPIRTLLAPYDPALVRQGIMDELERGGKAFYVHDRVATILARRSYLEALVPEARFGVVHGQMHESEVEETMLAFAEGAFDVLLATTIIESGLDIPEANTILVERADKLGLAALYQLRGRVGRRDQEAWAYLFHPLRLTEGAERRLAAIADLSDLGSGHLLAEKDMEIRGVGNLLGPEQHGHIRAVSLEIYTELLSEAIRKLKGEQTEPERHVTLDLQLSARLSPEYIQSPAARSRYYGRLAECKNLAQLARLVKELKERYGPAPQEVENFLALTRLRLLAEGRGVVSITEDMLHLQIAFQTSALDYDAKALRALPFRVEPTQYPPGFRIPKKGLRPEEYVQALSEVLYLVG; translated from the coding sequence ATGAACCTTACCGAGCCCTCTGTTCTGAACCGCTACCTGCCCGGCCTGCCCCAGGTGGCCCGCGCGCTGATCTTCGCCCAGCACCCAGGCCCCCGGGTGCTGCTCTGCCCCGAGGAGCGGCTGGGTTTGTATTCCGACCTGGGCGCGCTGGGGGTCTCGGCCTATGTGAACCCTGGTTTGGAAGCCATCGGCGAGGCCGGGGTGGTGGTGATGAGCTACCGCGCGGCTCTCGAGGGCTTTCCCTCCCAGCCCGAAGACTGGCGGCTGGTGCTCGAGGTGGGCCGGCGCTACCTGCGCGACGAGCTGCTGGAGCGCCTTTTGCGCATGGGATACCTGCGCGAAGAGGACTACCGCGTACAGGGGGACGTCCTCGAGCTGGGCGGGGTGCGCCTCGAGTTTTTTGGTGACGAGCTCGAGGTGCTGAAGGTAGACGGCCAGCCCCGCCAGCGCCACGTCCTCACGGCCCGTGCGGGCAAGGCCGAAGCCTGGGACTCCCACAAGATTCTGCACTTCCCCGGCCCGGTCTTCCTCGACACCCCGGCCCTGGCCCCGGAGGCACTGTGGCCTTTGCTGGCCGGGCGGGATCGGGTGGCCTTTGGCCTGGGGGGGCCCGAACTGCCCACCTTGTCCCTGGACTACAAGCCCCTGCCCCCCTACCGGGCCCGCATCTCCCAGTTTGTCGAGGATGTGCATAACTGGGTGGGGGCGGGCTGGTCGGTGGTGTTCTTTTATCGCCACGCCAAAAGCCGAAACTACCTGCTCTCCAAGCTTCAGGCCCGCTACCCCGACCTGGCCGTGGTTTCCACCCCCACCCTGGGCCCCCGTCCCGGCAGCCTCAACCTGGTACCGGCCTCCTTCGAAGGGGCTTTCCTCGAGCCCGAGCGCCGCACCGTCTACCTGAGCGAGGCCCACCTGTACGCCTTCGGCGGGGCCGAGGTGCTGCGTAACCGCAAGCTGCTCTCCGGCGAGGAAACCGACCCCGGCGCCCTGGCCGTGGGCGACTACCTGATCCACCCCGAGCACGGCATCGGCCAGTACCTGGGCCTGGAGACCCGCGAGGTGCTGGGGGCCCAGCGCGACTACCTGGTGCTGCGCTATGCGGGCGAGGCCCGGATGTACCTGCCGGTCGAGCTGCTCCCGCTCCTGAAGCGCCACCCTGGCACCACCGACGACCCCCCGGCGCTTTCCTCGCTGGGCAAGGGCGAGTGGAAGCGGAGCCGCGAAAAAGCCGCCAAAGATGCGGAAGAACTGGCCCAGCGTATGCTGGTGCTGCACGCCAGGCGCGAGGCCACGCCGGGACGGGCTTTTGGGCCGCTGCCGGACTGGGATGTTCTTATTGAGCAAAACTTCCCCTTCGAACTCACCCCCGACCAGCAGAAGGCCCTCGAGGAGGCCCTGCGCGACCTCGAGGCCCCCCGGCCCATGGAACGCCTGATCTCGGGTGACGTGGGCTTTGGCAAGACCGAGGTGGCCCTGCGGGCGGCCTTCCGGGTGGTGGGGCATGGGGCCCAGGTGGCGGTGCTGGTGCCCACCACCCTCCTGGCCGAGCAGCACAAGGAGACCTTTCAGAAGCGCCTGGCGGGCCTGCCGGTGCGGGTGGCGGCGCTCTCGCGCTTCACTTCCGAGCGCGAGGCCCGCGAGGTACTGCGGGGCCTCGAGCAGGGCACGGTAGACATCGTGATCGGCACCCACCGGCTGCTCTCGCCCGACGTGCGCTTCAAAGACCTGGGCCTACTGGTAGTGGACGAGGAGCACCGCTTTGGGGTGGGCCAGAAGGAGCGCATCCGCGAACTCAAAGAGGCCGTGGACACCCTCTACCTCTCGGCCACCCCCATCCCCCGCAGCCTCTACAGCGCCCTGGTGGGCCTGCGCGACCTCAGCAGCATCCAGACCCCGCCCCCCGGCCGCAAGCCCATCCGCACCCTGCTGGCCCCCTACGACCCGGCCCTGGTGCGGCAAGGCATTATGGACGAGCTCGAGCGCGGTGGCAAAGCCTTCTACGTGCACGACCGGGTCGCCACCATCCTGGCCCGGCGTAGCTACCTGGAAGCCCTGGTGCCCGAGGCCCGCTTCGGGGTGGTGCATGGGCAGATGCACGAGTCCGAGGTGGAGGAGACCATGCTGGCCTTTGCCGAGGGGGCCTTCGATGTACTTCTAGCCACCACCATCATTGAGTCCGGCCTCGACATCCCCGAGGCCAACACCATCCTGGTTGAGCGGGCCGATAAGCTGGGCCTGGCCGCGCTCTACCAGCTCCGGGGCCGGGTGGGGCGGCGCGACCAGGAGGCCTGGGCCTACCTCTTCCACCCCCTGCGCCTCACCGAAGGGGCCGAACGCCGCCTGGCCGCCATTGCCGACCTCTCCGACCTGGGCTCCGGCCACCTGCTGGCCGAAAAGGATATGGAAATCCGCGGGGTGGGCAACCTGCTGGGCCCCGAGCAGCACGGCCACATCCGCGCGGTGAGCCTGGAAATCTACACCGAGCTGCTCTCCGAGGCCATCCGCAAGCTAAAGGGCGAACAGACCGAACCCGAGCGCCACGTGACCCTCGACCTACAGCTCTCGGCCCGGCTCTCCCCGGAGTACATCCAGAGCCCCGCCGCCCGCAGCCGCTACTATGGCCGCCTGGCCGAGTGCAAAAACCTGGCCCAGCTCGCCCGCCTGGTCAAAGAACTCAAGGAGCGCTACGGCCCGGCTCCCCA